In the genome of Ignisphaera sp., one region contains:
- a CDS encoding corrinoid protein codes for MSQEILDKIKESLGNLDMDSTLNYVKIALEKGIDVKNIINALADGMKIVGERYEKGEYFVADLIVSAEIFNEVMNILKPKIIEMRREVKPIGRVVIGTVYGDIHDIGKNLVKTFLEANGFEVIDIGIDAPPEKFVEAVKQYNPDIVGMSALLTSTMTHMKDVIDALKKEGLRDKVKIIVGGAPITEKFAKEIGADAYGENAFIAVEICKKLVEELRKGR; via the coding sequence ATGAGTCAGGAAATCTTAGATAAAATTAAAGAGTCTCTAGGTAATCTAGATATGGATTCAACTCTAAATTATGTTAAAATAGCTTTGGAGAAGGGTATTGATGTTAAAAATATTATTAATGCTCTTGCAGATGGTATGAAAATTGTTGGAGAAAGGTATGAGAAGGGAGAGTATTTTGTAGCTGACTTAATTGTATCTGCAGAGATATTTAATGAGGTTATGAACATATTGAAGCCAAAGATAATAGAGATGAGGAGAGAGGTCAAACCTATCGGAAGGGTTGTTATTGGCACTGTCTATGGAGATATACATGACATTGGGAAAAACCTTGTGAAAACATTTCTAGAGGCAAACGGTTTTGAAGTTATTGACATTGGTATTGATGCTCCGCCAGAGAAATTTGTTGAAGCTGTGAAGCAGTATAACCCAGATATAGTCGGTATGAGTGCTCTGTTAACATCAACAATGACCCATATGAAAGATGTTATAGATGCATTAAAGAAAGAAGGTTTAAGAGATAAGGTTAAGATTATTGTTGGTGGCGCGCCAATAACCGAAAAATTTGCAAAAGAGATCGGAGCCGATGCCTATGGAGAAAATGCATTTATAGCAGTAGAAATATGCAAAAAACTAGTAGAAGAGCTAAGAAAAGGAAGATAG
- a CDS encoding metal ABC transporter permease: MKAFAIILTILALGAAIYTAIYMPLTWFMVFAFSSLLYGFISPVIAARRLFFLATEAPHMALFSVVLGIVVYKTTNLLNEFLWALIISIILINVVGHLIRAGVDPDVATSVMVSLTASGSVVATYYVLTFYSVQYNLWAFILGDPLLVTSQEALQLTIIAVASALATVYLYMFGVYMGVDLDHTKLSARNIWLYDTAIYTLLGISSVALLKIVGFVLEHVLLTLPAIIASTVSSSSREALHTSVVSAVASSFLGLLLSTKLNIAPAGGIGFITLSIYLIARVLSAKKHA; encoded by the coding sequence ATGAAAGCCTTTGCTATAATTCTCACTATTCTAGCGCTTGGAGCTGCAATCTACACAGCTATCTACATGCCGCTGACATGGTTTATGGTATTTGCTTTTTCATCTCTTCTCTACGGTTTTATAAGCCCTGTTATAGCTGCCAGAAGACTATTTTTTCTAGCGACGGAGGCTCCTCACATGGCTCTATTTTCTGTTGTCCTAGGCATAGTGGTATACAAAACAACTAACCTCTTGAACGAGTTTCTATGGGCTTTAATAATATCGATTATTCTAATAAATGTTGTGGGCCATCTTATTAGAGCTGGTGTAGACCCAGATGTTGCAACATCGGTTATGGTTTCTCTAACTGCTTCTGGAAGTGTTGTGGCAACATACTATGTTTTAACATTCTATAGTGTTCAATACAATCTATGGGCATTTATTCTTGGGGATCCCCTGCTTGTAACATCCCAAGAAGCCCTCCAGCTAACTATAATAGCTGTGGCATCTGCTCTAGCCACAGTATACCTGTATATGTTTGGCGTTTATATGGGTGTGGATCTAGACCATACAAAGCTCTCTGCCAGGAATATCTGGCTATACGACACAGCGATATACACACTATTGGGGATCTCATCAGTTGCCCTCCTAAAGATTGTTGGTTTCGTACTAGAGCATGTTCTTCTAACACTACCAGCAATAATAGCATCAACAGTCTCTTCAAGTTCCAGAGAAGCCCTCCACACAAGTGTAGTATCGGCAGTTGCATCATCGTTTCTTGGGCTACTGCTATCAACAAAACTCAACATTGCGCCAGCGGGTGGCATAGGATTTATAACTCTTTCTATATATCTAATAGCAAGGGTTCTCTCGGCGAAAAAACATGCCTAA
- a CDS encoding ribbon-helix-helix domain-containing protein codes for MPKKRFGVSIEATLYSKIDEIAKSLNINRSDFVEEALKNYVRDLNHFVVNHNCCGLIVVEEPENIEIERILSLNKEVVVNYSHYHINNRCIYTIIVQGNSADLAKFYSSISKVKSVNRRYIPLHA; via the coding sequence ATGCCTAAGAAAAGGTTTGGGGTATCTATAGAGGCAACGCTATACTCAAAAATAGACGAGATAGCGAAGAGTCTCAACATCAACAGGTCCGACTTTGTTGAAGAGGCTTTGAAAAACTATGTGAGAGATCTCAACCACTTTGTAGTAAATCACAACTGTTGTGGGCTCATAGTAGTTGAAGAGCCCGAGAACATAGAAATTGAGAGGATATTATCATTAAATAAAGAGGTAGTTGTAAATTATAGTCATTACCACATAAATAATAGATGCATATACACGATAATTGTTCAAGGAAACTCAGCAGATCTGGCAAAATTCTATAGTAGTATCTCCAAGGTTAAGAGTGTTAATAGGAGGTACATCCCATTACATGCATAA